The DNA region tttctctttcttttctctcctctccACTGCCTTCTCTGCAGATtagaactctcctatttataggaagAGTTCTCCTCAACTGCTGAATACGGTGCAGCAAATTTATACTAAAATTATAGGATGGGTGCCTAACAAAAacaaagcaccgaacggtgcctacCAAAAACAATGCACCTTACGGTGCATGTGCAACCCATGCCACTTGGGTAGCTTTCAACAAGTAGTATATGATCAGCAATTAATACAAGCAAATTAATTCAGAGCTGGTGCGTGAATAAGGAATAATACGAGAGGACAGTAAAGGCtgtaaataacatttttctaaatatttcagcATCCCATTACTTTGTTGGCCTTAAGCAAAGGTTTTGGATCAACCACATTCCCATCGTTACCAGCAAGCGCCCGGTACTTATCTTTTCGAGTGAAGCTGGTGCACTCGTAGGAAAGAGTTGCTGCAATCAACCTTTGTATGTAATTCGCTACCTCATGACTGGACTTCCCAGAACCGCATGTTAGTTCCATTGGCAACTTGTTCAAAAAAGTGACTTCGTATGCAGGGCTAGGATTCATGGAGAAGTAGAATGGGTCCATCCCTTTCCATCCTCGAGCTGTGGTTCCATGAAACATACTCATCCGGTTCACCATGGCCACCGGCACAAGTTGGTCGGTTAGTTCGGCAAACAAAGCTGAGAACCTTAGCAGGAATGGCTCCCGGCAAGTTGTCCCCTCGGGGCATATTGCCAGGTCGCCTTCTTCCAAGAGTTTCTTTATCATGGCGGCGTCCGCGACTCGGTCACGACTGAGCCGGACAGTTTTGATGGGCGAGATGATCTCGGAGAGTCGGGAGATTGAGTAGGTGACTGCAGGGCCGAGGGCAATGGAGAGGAAGATTGGGTCGAGGAGTGTTCGGTGGGAGCAAATGAAGAGTACGCCTGATTTTCCTGTGGACTTTCTGACTGGGGAAGGAGGGGTGCCTTTGATGGTTACACGGACGCCAAGTGCCCATAAAGCGTAGTAGACCAGAGGCATAGGGAGGAGGGAGCCTGCGGCCATTCGCAAACAAGCGAGGACGAAGCCGATGGGGATCCAGAGAATGGTGAGCAGTGCCATGAGTGGGTTGGGCTTTTGGACGAGGCGGCCGTCGTGGAAGATTATAGGCTTGGGAAGCTTGTCGCTGGTCACGGCCTTCACCTCTGGCTTGGGTGGCACAATGTAAGCTTCCTGCGTATTGGATTCACAGCTAGCTTAGGATATGTTTGGAGCTAGGATGAGATaaagaattttta from Carya illinoinensis cultivar Pawnee chromosome 6, C.illinoinensisPawnee_v1, whole genome shotgun sequence includes:
- the LOC122314036 gene encoding glycerol-3-phosphate acyltransferase RAM2-like; amino-acid sequence: MAADTSFPTVDKCTSIGREQHTVVADMDGTLLRGRSSFPYFALVAFEIGGVLRLLFLLLASPLAGILYYFVSESAGIQVLIFATFAGARVSDIESVAHAVLPKFYSSDLHPVTWSVFSACGQRHVLTANPRIMVKAFLKDFLGADSVLGTEIAIYKGRATGFVREPGILVGKNKADALKKAFGETQPDIGLGDRQTDAPFMSLCKEAYIVPPKPEVKAVTSDKLPKPIIFHDGRLVQKPNPLMALLTILWIPIGFVLACLRMAAGSLLPMPLVYYALWALGVRVTIKGTPPSPVRKSTGKSGVLFICSHRTLLDPIFLSIALGPAVTYSISRLSEIISPIKTVRLSRDRVADAAMIKKLLEEGDLAICPEGTTCREPFLLRFSALFAELTDQLVPVAMVNRMSMFHGTTARGWKGMDPFYFSMNPSPAYEVTFLNKLPMELTCGSGKSSHEVANYIQRLIAATLSYECTSFTRKDKYRALAGNDGNVVDPKPLLKANKVMGC